TTGGACAGCACGTCGTGCACGCCGGCGCACTCCAGCACCGCACGCACCGGGCCACCCGCGATCACACCGGTACCGGGGCTGGCCGGGCGCAGCAGCACGACGCCCGCGGCCTCCTCACCCTGGATCGGGTGCGGAATGGTGCCGGCGATCCGGGGAACGCGGAAGAAGTTCTTCTTCGCCTCCTCGACGCCCTTGGCGATCGCCGAGGGCACCTCCTTGGCCTTGCCGTAGCCGACGCCGACCTGGCCGTCGCCGTCGCCGACGACCACCAGGGCGGTGAAGCTGAACCGACGGCCACCCTGGACCACCTTGGCAACGCGGTTGATCGCTACCACGCGCTCGAGGTGCGGGGTCTTCTCCTGGGCCGCCCCGCCACGGCCACCATCACGACGGTCCCTGCGCTCGCGGCGGTCGCCGCGCTCGCCACCGGCGGCACCCTGGCCGCCCTGGCCGCCGCCTTGCCGTGCACGTCCCGGCATCAGGCTTTCCTTCCATTCACATTCGTGGCCATCACTGTCAGAACTCCAGGCCCGCCTCGCGGGCGGCGTCGGCCAGTGCGGCGATGCGGCCGTGGTAGGCGTTGCCACCCCGGTCGAACACCGCCGCGGAGACGCCCGCGTTCTTCGCGCGAGCCGCCACCAGTTCGCCCACCTTGGCGGCCTTGGCCTTCTTGTCGCCATCCATCGCCCGGACGTCCGCCTCCAGGGTGGACGCCGACGCGATGGTGTGCCCGGCGAGGTCGTCGATGAGCTGCACCGCCATGTGCCGCGAGGACCGCTTGACGGCCAGCCTCGGCCGATCCGGCGTGCCGCTGATCTTCTTGCGGAGCCGGAAATGGCGCTTGGCCTTGGCGGCGCGACGGCGGGTCGAGATGTCCTTGCCGATCGGCTTGCGCTTGATAGCCGTTTCGCTCATGATCACTTACCCGTCTTCCCGACCTTGCGGCGGATGCGCTCGCCCTCGTAGCGCAGGCCCTTGCCCTTGTACGGGTCCGGGCGCCGCAGCTTGCGAATGACCGCAGCCGTCTGGCCGACCTTCTGCTTGTCGATGCCGGACACCGAGAACTTGGTGGGGCTTTCCACGCTGAACGTGATGCCCTCCGGCGCCTGGATCGTCACCGGGTGGCTGAAGCCGAGCGCGAACTCGAGGTCCGTGCCCTTGGCCTGCACGCGGTAACCGACCCCGTGGATCTCCAGCTTCTTCTCGAATCCCTGAGTGACCCCGACGACGAGGTTGTTCACCAGGGTGCGGCTCAGCCCGTGCAGCGAACGGTTCTCCCGCTCGTCATCCGGCCTGGTCACCTCGAGCGAGCCGTCCTCGGCGCGCGTGACGCTGATCGGCTCGGCAACCGTGTGCTCCAGGGTGCCCTTGGGCCCCTTCACCGTGACGTGCTGGCCGTCGATCGTCACCTCGACCCCGGAGGGGACGGCGATCGGCAGCTTTCCGATGCGTGACATGCCTGGTCCCCCTTCCTCACCAGACGTAGGCGAGGACTTCCCCGCCCACGCCGTTGCGCTTGGCCTGCCGGTCGGTCTGCAGCCCGGAGGACGTCGAGATGATCGCGACGCCGAGGCCACCGAGGACGTTGGGCAGGTTGGTCGATTTCGCGTACACCCGCAGCCCCGGCTTGGAAACCCGCCGCAGCCCCGCGATGCTGCGCTCGCGGTTGGGGCCGTACTTCATCTCAACGACGAGGTTCTTGTGCTTCTCGCCCGGCTCGTCGCGGTAGCTCGCGATGTAGCCCTCCCGCTTGAGGATCTCGGCGATGCTC
The sequence above is drawn from the Amycolatopsis aidingensis genome and encodes:
- the rpsE gene encoding 30S ribosomal protein S5 — its product is MPGRARQGGGQGGQGAAGGERGDRRERRDRRDGGRGGAAQEKTPHLERVVAINRVAKVVQGGRRFSFTALVVVGDGDGQVGVGYGKAKEVPSAIAKGVEEAKKNFFRVPRIAGTIPHPIQGEEAAGVVLLRPASPGTGVIAGGPVRAVLECAGVHDVLSKSLGSDNAINIVRATVAALRGLQRPEEVAARRGLPLEDVAPARMLRQRAGQGV
- the rplR gene encoding 50S ribosomal protein L18 codes for the protein MSETAIKRKPIGKDISTRRRAAKAKRHFRLRKKISGTPDRPRLAVKRSSRHMAVQLIDDLAGHTIASASTLEADVRAMDGDKKAKAAKVGELVAARAKNAGVSAAVFDRGGNAYHGRIAALADAAREAGLEF
- the rplF gene encoding 50S ribosomal protein L6, which encodes MSRIGKLPIAVPSGVEVTIDGQHVTVKGPKGTLEHTVAEPISVTRAEDGSLEVTRPDDERENRSLHGLSRTLVNNLVVGVTQGFEKKLEIHGVGYRVQAKGTDLEFALGFSHPVTIQAPEGITFSVESPTKFSVSGIDKQKVGQTAAVIRKLRRPDPYKGKGLRYEGERIRRKVGKTGK
- the rpsH gene encoding 30S ribosomal protein S8, translating into MTMTDPIADFLTRLRNANSAYHDEVVLPHSKLKASIAEILKREGYIASYRDEPGEKHKNLVVEMKYGPNRERSIAGLRRVSKPGLRVYAKSTNLPNVLGGLGVAIISTSSGLQTDRQAKRNGVGGEVLAYVW